Proteins encoded within one genomic window of Bos indicus isolate NIAB-ARS_2022 breed Sahiwal x Tharparkar chromosome 23, NIAB-ARS_B.indTharparkar_mat_pri_1.0, whole genome shotgun sequence:
- the MYLK4 gene encoding myosin light chain kinase family member 4 isoform X3 — protein sequence MKRTRFLLQMISTVILQEQAKEQAWSLPGLKDTAPATATDERTAAPAADAPAPPAPFDHRIVTARQAAVNSFYTVSRTEILGGGRFGQVHKCEEKATGLKLAAKIIKTRGVKDKDDVKNEISVMNQLDHVNLIQLYDAFESKNDIVLVMEYVDGGELFDRIIDDNCNLTELDTILFIRQICEGIRHMHQMYILHLDLKPENILCVNRDTKQIKIIDFGLARRYKPREKLKVNFGTPEFLAPEVVNYDFVSFPTDMWSVGVITYMLLSGLSPFLGDDDAETLNNILACRWDLEDQEFQDVSEEAREFISKLLIKEKSWRISASEALKHPWLSDPKLHSRLSTQKRKNCCSDARDLATK from the exons GCTAAGGAGCAAGCGTGGTCACTCCCTGGCCTGAAGGACACAGCACCTGCCACCGCCACCGACGAAAGGACAGCGGCCCCTGCAG CCGATGCCCCGGCACCGCCCGCGCCGTTCGACCACCGCATCGTGACGGCCAGGCAGGCCGCGGTCAACAGCTTCTACACTGTGAGCAGGACCGAGATCTTGGGAGG TGGGCGCTTCGGCCAAGTTCACAAGTGTGAGGAGAAGGCCACAGGCTTGAAGCTGGCGGCCAAGATCATCAAGACCAGGGGCGTGAAGGACAAG gacGACGTGAAGAATGAGATCAGCGTCATGAACCAGCTGGACCACGTGAACCTCATCCAGCTCTACGACGCCTTCGAGTCTAAGAATGACATCGTCCTGGTCATGGAGTA CGTGGACGGAGGCGAGCTCTTCGATCGCATCATCGACGACAACTGCAACCTGACGGAGCTCGACACCATCCTGTTCATCAGGCAGATATGCGAGGGGATAAGACACATGCACCAGATGTACATCCTCCACCTGGACCTGAAG CCTGAGAACATCCTGTGTGTGAATCGGGacactaaacaaataaaaattattgactTTGGATTGGCCAGAAG GTACAAACCCAgagagaagctgaaggtgaacttTGGAACTCCTGAATTCCTCGCCCCTGAAGTTGTGAACTACGATTTTGTCTCCTTCCCCACTGACATGTGGAGTGTGGGCGTCATCACCTACATGCT ACTCAGCGGCTTGTCCCCCTTCCTGGGCGACGACGATGCCGAGACCCTGAACAACATTCTGGCCTGCAGGTGGGACCTGGAGGACCAAGAGTTCCAGGATGTCTCGGAGGAGGCCCGGGAGTTCATCTCCAAGCTTCTCATTAAGGAGAAGAG CTGGAGAATCAGTGCTAGTGAGGCTCTCAAGCACCCTTGGCTGTCGGATCCCAAGCTCCACTCCAGGCTCAGCACGCAG aaaaggaagaattgcTGCTCTGATGCCCGGGACCTGGCGACCAAATAG